In Euphorbia lathyris chromosome 9, ddEupLath1.1, whole genome shotgun sequence, the following are encoded in one genomic region:
- the LOC136206097 gene encoding photosystem I reaction center subunit III, chloroplastic produces the protein MSLTIPTNLSKSILKPKLGSSLNPTRTTTSRSSVVVCSSSSAEESGKTSNLQAFSAALALSSILLSAPLPAVADISGLTPCKESKQFAKREKQQIKKWESSLKLYAPDSAPALALKATIEKTKRRFQAYGDKGLLCGSDGLPHLIVSGDQRHWGEFITPGLLFLYIAGWIGWVGRSYLIAIRGEKKPAMKEIIIDVPLASSLVFKGFSWPIAAYRELLNGDLVVKDV, from the coding sequence atgtctCTCACAATTCCAACAAATCTCTCCAAATCCATCCTCAAGCCGAAGCTCGGTTCTTCACTGAATCCAACAAGAACAACAACATCAAGATCATCGGTAGTCGTatgctcctcctcctccgcTGAAGAATCCGGTAAAACCTCAAACCTCCAAGCCTTCTCCGCTGCACTCGCTTTATCTTCCATTCTCCTATCAGCACCACTCCCGGCCGTCGCCGACATCTCCGGTCTCACTCCGTGCAAGGAATCGAAGCAATTCGCTAAGCGGGAGAAGCAGCAGATCAAAAAATGGGAGTCCTCGTTGAAACTCTACGCTCCGGATAGCGCTCCGGCTCTAGCGCTGAAAGCGACGATCGAGAAGACGAAACGCCGATTCCAAGCGTACGGCGATAAAGGATTGCTGTGTGGATCTGATGGACTGCCGCATCTGATTGTGAGCGGAGATCAGAGGCATTGGGGTGAGTTTATTACGCCGGGgcttttgtttttgtatattGCGGGATGGATTGGATGGGTTGGGAGAAGCTATTTGATAGCGATTAGAGGTGAGAAGAAGCCGGCGATGAAGGAAATTATCATTGATGTTCCTTTGGCTTCGAGTTTGGTTTTCAAAGGATTTTCATGGCCGATTGCTGCTTACAGAGAACTTCTTAACGGTGACCTTGTTGTCAAGGAcgtttga